One genomic window of Cannabis sativa cultivar Pink pepper isolate KNU-18-1 chromosome 2, ASM2916894v1, whole genome shotgun sequence includes the following:
- the LOC115719329 gene encoding delta(12)-oleate desaturase — protein sequence MGAGGRNSRLERAPHTTPPFTLSQLKKVIPPHCFNRSLLRSFSYVLQDLFFAFLFYYIATSYFQLLPHPLQYLAWPLYWIFQGSIFAGIWVLGHDCGHQAFSDHQWVDDTIGFVLHSALLFPYFSFKYSHRRHHSNIGSLEHDQLFVPVPESQIAWLYKRYLDNPLGRALKLSTIVFLGSPLYLGFNLTGKPYDRSACHYDPYSPLYSKSERLHILISDIGVFITTLVLYQLGSTKGLSWLVFMYGVPLFTGNSILVTIAYLNHTHPSLPHYDSSEWDWLKGALSTVDRNYGSILNRVFHHLTDAHVAHHLFATIPHYHANEATKAIKPILGEYYSFDDTPIIKALWRETKECVYIEPNHESSPNNNKSVFWYNNKF from the coding sequence ATGGGAGCCGGTGGCAGAAATAGTAGACTTGAGCGAGCACCACACACCACACCACCATTCACACTAAGCCAACTCAAGAAAGTCATTCCACCCCATTGCTTCAACCGTTCTCTTCTTCGTTCCTTCTCTTATGTCCTTCAAGACCTTTTTTTCGCTTTTTTGTTCTACTATATAGCAACCTCTTACTTCCAACTTCTCCCACACCCGCTCCAATACTTAGCTTGGCCACTTTATTGGATCTTCCAAGGCAGCATTTTTGCTGGTATTTGGGTCCTTGGTCATGATTGTGGTCACCAAGCTTTCAGTGACCACCAATGGGTGGATGACACTATTGGCTTTGTCCTCCACTCCGCTCTTCTCTTCCCATACTTCTCTTTTAAGTATAGTCATCGTCGCCATCATTCAAACATCGGCTCCCTTGAACATGATCAATTGTTTGTTCCAGTCCCCGAATCTCAAATCGCATGGCTCTACAAACGTTACTTGGACAATCCACTAGGAAGAGCCCTAAAGCTTTCCACTATAGTGTTCCTTGGTTCTCCTTTGTACTTAGGTTTCAATCTTACAGGCAAACCATATGATCGTTCTGCATGTCATTATGATCCTTACTCTCCACTCTACTCAAAAAGTGAAAGGCTTCATATATTGATTTCAGATATCGGTGTTTTCATCACCACATTAGTGTTATACCAGCTTGGCTCGACTAAAGGGTTGAGTTGGCTTGTGTTCATGTACGGGGTGCCATTGTTTACAGGGAATAGCATCCTTGTGACAATCGCATACTTGAATCATACTCACCCTTCATTGCCTCATTATGACTCGTCAGAGTGGGATTGGTTGAAAGGAGCATTGTCAACAGTTGATCGAAACTATGGATCAATTCTCAATAGGGTTTTCCATCACCTTACAGACGCTCATGTAGCACACCATTTATTCGCAACAATACCTCATTACCATGCAAATGAAGCCACCAAAGCTATCAAACCCATATTGGGAGAGTACTACTCTTTTGATGATACTCCAATAATTAAAGCTCTTTGGAGAGAGACTAAGGAGTGTGTCTATATTGAGCCAAATCATGAATCTTCTCCTAATAATAACAAAAGTGTTTTCTGGTACAACAACAAATTCTGA